Below is a window of Saccharomonospora viridis DSM 43017 DNA.
GCATCCCAGTGTCGCCAAGGTCCTGGACGTTCTGACGCTCGGTAACGGCATCAGTTCCGGTGAGGGGCTGCTCGGCATCATCGTGTCCGAATGGACGAAGGGCAGCGACCTCATCGACCTCGTCAACGAGAAACGCATCGCGCCCACCACCGCGGCCCGGATGGTGCAGGCGTTGGCCGAACCCGTGGAGCGGGCCCACCAGTCCGGTCTCGTGCTCGGCATCGACCATCCGCAACGGTTACGGGTCACTCCGGACGGCAGGCTGCGCCTGGCGTTCCCCGGGGCCCTGCCGAACGCCACTTTGCGTAACGACGTCAAAGCTTTGGGTAGCGTGCTGTATTTGCTGCTCACCGGACGGTGGGCGCTGCCCGGCGGGCCACCGGCGCTTCCCACGGCCCCTCGAACCCCGACCGGCGAACTCGTTCCACCGCACGAGCTGGAACCGTCGGTGCCGCGCGAGCTGTCGAAACTCGCGGTGCGCATCGTCTCGGACGGTGAGCAGGGCGGCATCCGCACCAGCTCCGCCATCGTGCGCATGCTCGGTAACGTCATCGCGGCGGAGGAGCGTAAACGCAGGCCCGCCGAGAACGTCGACCCCGACGGCACGGTGTGGACCACCAAGAAGCCGGTCAAGGACGCACGCCGACGGCGCAGACTCGCCCTCGGCGTGAGCGCGCTCGTGATCGCGGCCGTCGCGGTGCTCGCCTGGGTCGGCATGATGGCCATCAGCTTCTTCCAGGACGACACCCCCTCAGGGCCTGCGGTGAACCTCGCCGAGGAGACGGTGACGAACGAACAGAAGGACGATGCGCAGTCCGACGGCTCTGGGGGAGACGGTGATTCGGTGGGCGCCGCCATCGCCCCCACGGAGATCACCGTCTACAACCCCGAGGGTGAGGGCGACGGAGTCGCCGAGGCGGTCAACGCCGTGGACGGCGACGAGGCGACCACGTGGCGGACCGATCAGTACCAGGAGCAGTTCCCGGCGTTCAAGTCCGGTGTCGGGCTGATCGCGAGTTTCGACGAACCCGTCGAACTCGCTCGCGTGGACATCGTCGCCGCCAGCCCCGGTACCCAGGTCGAGATCCGGGTGGCCGACTCGGCCCAGCCCGCGCTCTCGGAGACCCAGACCGTGGCAGCGGGGACGCTGGAGGGGGAACGCACGGAACTGACGCTGGACTCGCCGGTTTCCACCCAGTACGTCGTCGTGTGGATCACAGGACTCTCGGGACAGGCGCCGGAATTCCAGTCTCAGATAGCAGAACTGGCGTTTCTTTCCACAAAATGACGAGACCTTGTTGACGGTCGGCCCGTAGGTCCGGACAACAGCACGTCACAGGCTTAGTACGCTCTGCCGGGTGACCGCAGCAGCGCCCACGGATGCTGATCTCATAGCCGCGCACGCGGCGGGAGATCCCCATGCGTTCAACGAGCTCGTCCGACGACATCGAGACCGGATGTGGGCTGTAGCCCTGCGCACGGTCCGCGACCCGGAGGAGGCGGCCGACGCGCTGCAGGACGCGTTCATCTCCGCCTTCCGCGCCGCATCCAATTTCAGAGCCGAGTCCCAGGTGACGACGTGGCTACACCGAATCGTCGTCAACGCCTGTCTCGATCGGGTGAGACGCAGACAAGCCCGGCCGACGGTACCGTTGCCCGACACCTCGCATCAGGAGCCCGCCGTACCCC
It encodes the following:
- a CDS encoding protein kinase family protein, with translation MNTRTHGGSLAPGGVVGDGRYRLLAQFGIDARGGAHLWRARDGQLRRDVALTILVGNPADPEAARQGRRTLERATHMAKLAHPSVAKVLDVLTLGNGISSGEGLLGIIVSEWTKGSDLIDLVNEKRIAPTTAARMVQALAEPVERAHQSGLVLGIDHPQRLRVTPDGRLRLAFPGALPNATLRNDVKALGSVLYLLLTGRWALPGGPPALPTAPRTPTGELVPPHELEPSVPRELSKLAVRIVSDGEQGGIRTSSAIVRMLGNVIAAEERKRRPAENVDPDGTVWTTKKPVKDARRRRRLALGVSALVIAAVAVLAWVGMMAISFFQDDTPSGPAVNLAEETVTNEQKDDAQSDGSGGDGDSVGAAIAPTEITVYNPEGEGDGVAEAVNAVDGDEATTWRTDQYQEQFPAFKSGVGLIASFDEPVELARVDIVAASPGTQVEIRVADSAQPALSETQTVAAGTLEGERTELTLDSPVSTQYVVVWITGLSGQAPEFQSQIAELAFLSTK
- the sigM gene encoding RNA polymerase sigma factor SigM → MTAAAPTDADLIAAHAAGDPHAFNELVRRHRDRMWAVALRTVRDPEEAADALQDAFISAFRAASNFRAESQVTTWLHRIVVNACLDRVRRRQARPTVPLPDTSHQEPAVPRDSMAERETRLIIKQALEQLPEEQRVPIVLVDVEGYSVAETAQLLGIAEGTVKSRCARGRAKLAKLLGYLRNPSSEGGVPTHESKHGEGR